The Desulfobacterales bacterium genome includes a region encoding these proteins:
- the mrdA gene encoding penicillin-binding protein 2 has product MDKYLKTADTDWYKQRITGVIVCALAVFVVLMIRLIFLQVIMGDEYRRLSLNNSIRLQSIDPPRGRLYDRNGDLLVDNRPSFDVNITLKDADPLNLTLERLAIHLKTPADALLSQIKQTRGVSAYSPLLLRQDVGRDTLASIEVKKFDLPGVSVDTNLRRNYIYERQAAHLIGYLSEISPAELKSGSYPDCRSGDLIGKFGAEKMYENALRGKRGGRQVEVNANGLVVRVLKTVEAEPGHNVYLTIDQKLQHRTEALLDGVVGAAVAIEPATGKILTLASSPTFDQNSFVGGITREQWDSLISNPFRPMSNRAIQGEYPPGSTYKIITALAGLQEGVIDDKSVYHCPGHYRFGNRVYRCWKKGGHGKVDIVKAVEESCDVYFYQVGQLLGVDRLAWYAKAFGLGAPTGVQLDHEAQGLIPTAAWKKRRTGVPWQEGETLSIAIGQGFNLATPIQMAVLAGAVANGGDRYRPMILDNIKQMDGDSVQQNQPKMIGKLPVGPAHLELVKLGLWKVVNSENGTARGSRLADIEISGKTGTSQVISRKDNESMAEEDMPAHLRSHAWFIAYAPSDKPTIAVAVVVEHGEHGSGAAAPIAKEMIKTFLRQPPVGSQMATQTAANSIREDGSATGLQ; this is encoded by the coding sequence ATGGATAAGTACTTAAAAACAGCAGATACCGACTGGTACAAACAGCGCATTACAGGTGTAATTGTCTGCGCCCTGGCGGTCTTTGTCGTGCTGATGATTCGGCTCATTTTCCTGCAGGTCATCATGGGAGATGAATACCGACGTTTGTCCTTGAACAACAGCATCCGATTGCAAAGTATCGATCCCCCCCGCGGCCGACTCTACGACCGCAACGGCGATCTTTTGGTGGACAACCGACCTTCCTTTGATGTGAACATTACCCTCAAAGATGCTGATCCGTTGAACCTGACTCTTGAGAGATTGGCAATTCATCTTAAAACGCCCGCCGACGCGCTTTTGTCTCAGATAAAACAGACGCGGGGCGTATCGGCTTACAGCCCGCTATTGCTCCGACAGGATGTCGGTCGCGATACACTGGCGTCGATCGAGGTCAAAAAATTCGATCTACCGGGTGTTTCAGTTGATACCAATTTGCGGCGCAACTATATCTATGAGCGCCAAGCAGCGCATCTGATTGGCTATTTGAGTGAAATCAGCCCTGCTGAGCTCAAAAGCGGTTCATATCCGGATTGCCGCAGCGGGGATCTGATCGGCAAGTTTGGCGCTGAAAAAATGTACGAGAACGCCTTGCGGGGCAAACGGGGCGGGCGCCAGGTTGAGGTCAATGCCAATGGCCTGGTGGTCAGAGTTTTAAAAACCGTTGAAGCTGAACCCGGGCACAATGTCTATTTGACGATTGATCAAAAATTGCAGCACCGTACCGAAGCTTTGCTGGATGGCGTGGTTGGAGCGGCGGTGGCCATTGAGCCGGCAACCGGCAAAATTTTGACCTTGGCCAGCAGCCCTACATTTGATCAAAATTCATTCGTGGGTGGTATCACTCGTGAACAATGGGACTCTCTGATCTCAAATCCGTTCAGACCCATGTCAAATAGAGCCATCCAGGGCGAATATCCTCCCGGCTCCACCTATAAGATCATAACAGCGCTTGCCGGACTGCAAGAAGGTGTCATCGACGATAAAAGCGTTTATCATTGTCCCGGGCATTACCGATTCGGCAATCGGGTTTATCGCTGCTGGAAAAAGGGCGGACACGGAAAGGTTGATATTGTCAAAGCTGTCGAGGAATCCTGTGATGTGTATTTTTATCAGGTCGGACAGCTTCTCGGTGTCGATCGCCTGGCATGGTATGCCAAGGCCTTTGGACTGGGCGCTCCCACCGGCGTTCAGCTGGATCATGAAGCCCAGGGTCTGATTCCCACGGCGGCCTGGAAAAAAAGGCGCACCGGTGTGCCCTGGCAAGAGGGTGAAACCCTGTCGATTGCCATCGGCCAGGGGTTTAATCTGGCAACACCTATTCAGATGGCGGTTTTGGCTGGTGCTGTGGCCAATGGCGGCGATCGATACCGCCCCATGATATTGGACAACATTAAACAGATGGATGGTGACAGCGTGCAGCAAAATCAACCCAAAATGATTGGAAAACTCCCGGTCGGTCCTGCCCATCTGGAGCTAGTCAAGCTGGGTTTGTGGAAGGTCGTCAACAGCGAAAACGGAACAGCCCGCGGTAGCCGTCTGGCCGATATCGAAATTAGCGGTAAGACGGGTACTTCCCAGGTCATCAGCCGCAAAGATAATGAATCCATGGCTGAAGAAGATATGCCCGCTCATTTGCGATCGCATGCCTGGTTTATCGCATATGCGCCTTCTGATAAACCGACTATCGCTGTGGCAGTGGTTGTCGAGCATGGTGAACACGGTTCCGGTGCGGCAGCACCGATTGCCAAAGAAATGATAAAGACGTTTTTGCGTCAACCACCTGTCGGTTCGCAGATGGCAACTCAAACGGCGGCCAATAGCATCAGAGAAGATGGCTCGGCCACCGGCCTCCAATAG
- the mreD gene encoding rod shape-determining protein MreD, whose protein sequence is MRYGFYIGTCLLLLIVQTTILPYIPGLGGMYDLLIPFVIFISICLPLRESLPFVLVLGLIMDNLSGSPFGLHMTFYLWLFIGVRFIIRFLRVSNKFLLSVVVVTAVLIENLLMIATFTFFRPAEQLPADAWIVISQQFLWALATGPLFLLILLAFAKRFNIQWDGATPPPNAYG, encoded by the coding sequence ATGAGATACGGTTTTTATATCGGCACCTGCCTGCTATTGCTGATCGTCCAAACCACCATTTTGCCTTATATTCCCGGATTGGGCGGTATGTATGATCTGCTGATCCCCTTTGTGATCTTTATCAGTATTTGCCTTCCACTGCGCGAGAGCCTACCATTTGTTTTAGTACTGGGGTTGATCATGGACAATCTTTCCGGAAGTCCATTTGGGTTGCATATGACCTTTTATTTGTGGTTGTTTATTGGGGTTCGCTTTATTATCCGGTTTCTGCGGGTGAGCAATAAATTTCTTTTGTCGGTGGTTGTGGTCACAGCCGTTTTAATCGAAAACCTGTTAATGATTGCCACCTTTACATTTTTCAGGCCGGCGGAGCAGTTGCCGGCAGATGCATGGATCGTTATCTCCCAGCAGTTTTTATGGGCGCTGGCCACCGGCCCCCTATTTTTATTAATTCTGCTGGCTTTTGCCAAACGGTTCAACATTCAGTGGGATGGCGCTACGCCACCGCCCAACGCTTATGGATAA
- a CDS encoding serine hydrolase yields MKQAVNSGIFPGGVLLVSSETAVVFSEAYGLAHLHKQTPVTANTIFDLASLTKPLATTLAVMRLVQDCKLDLEDTLGELLPEFREGDKAKIKLKHLLYHNAGLPDYRPYYKQLDRIALASRRDELRQLLVNEPLVQPSGKEVLYSDLGFMILAWLVEHISTRRLDHFVTAKFYRPLGLENLYFIDHNSSERQGSFAATENCAWRREIIIGRVHDENAFAVGGVEGHAGLFGTAEDVHLLLTELLRTYQGQKDDTLFDQEVLHQFFKRLPGTDKAMGFDMPRIKDASCGQNFSVYSVGHLGFTGTSFWMDLEQSVIVILLTNRVHPTRENKRIKKFRPHLHDTIMNTLRS; encoded by the coding sequence ATGAAACAAGCTGTTAATAGCGGGATCTTTCCCGGCGGGGTTTTACTGGTCTCAAGCGAGACAGCGGTTGTTTTCTCAGAGGCTTACGGGCTGGCACATCTCCACAAGCAAACGCCGGTGACCGCAAACACCATATTTGATCTGGCTTCTTTGACCAAGCCTCTGGCAACGACCCTGGCGGTGATGCGGCTGGTGCAGGATTGCAAACTCGATCTAGAAGATACGCTTGGTGAGCTGTTACCTGAATTTAGGGAAGGTGATAAAGCCAAGATTAAGCTCAAACATTTACTCTATCATAATGCGGGTCTTCCGGACTACCGGCCGTATTACAAGCAACTCGATAGGATCGCCTTGGCTTCGCGCCGGGACGAGCTGCGTCAACTTTTAGTGAACGAGCCCCTGGTCCAGCCCAGCGGTAAAGAAGTTCTATACAGTGATCTGGGGTTTATGATTTTGGCATGGTTGGTTGAGCACATCAGCACCCGGCGCCTGGATCATTTTGTCACTGCAAAATTCTACCGTCCACTGGGTCTTGAAAATCTCTATTTTATCGACCACAACAGTAGTGAGCGCCAGGGCTCTTTTGCGGCTACTGAAAATTGTGCCTGGCGCCGTGAAATTATAATCGGACGCGTGCATGATGAAAATGCGTTTGCAGTCGGCGGCGTTGAGGGTCACGCCGGTCTTTTTGGAACCGCTGAAGATGTTCACCTGCTTTTGACTGAACTGCTGCGCACCTATCAAGGGCAGAAGGACGATACCTTATTTGACCAAGAAGTGCTGCATCAATTTTTCAAACGTTTGCCCGGTACCGATAAGGCCATGGGATTTGATATGCCGCGCATAAAAGATGCCAGTTGCGGCCAAAATTTTTCAGTCTATAGCGTCGGGCATCTGGGATTTACCGGCACTTCTTTTTGGATGGATCTTGAGCAGTCTGTCATTGTCATATTGCTGACCAATCGCGTACACCCCACACGTGAAAATAAGCGTATTAAAAAGTTCAGACCCCATTTGCACGACACGATCATGAATACGTTGAGGTCTTAA
- the mreC gene encoding rod shape-determining protein MreC has translation MFSKKMVLIVGVIILITVNVILLSFSSKSQSTFGLGRVGLSVVSPFQEVVTRSIRFARDIWERYFFLVAVAHENENLKKSLNQFIGKNNQWLETDMANSRLRDLLNFQKAPTNPVVPAEVIGKDPSGWFKTIIIDKGTSDGMQKGLPVVLPTGIVGQVIETAGHYSKVMLLVDRNSAVDSLVQRSRARGIIKGESADQFRFEFVLRKHDLQIGDTVIASGLDGVYPKGLRIGRVSDISQRNSDIFYDVSVTPFVDYEKLEEVLVILRSPTQTFASQK, from the coding sequence ATGTTCTCCAAAAAGATGGTTCTAATCGTTGGCGTTATCATTCTGATTACCGTCAATGTCATCCTCCTTTCATTTTCCAGCAAAAGCCAATCGACCTTTGGATTAGGTCGCGTGGGCCTTTCAGTGGTCTCTCCGTTTCAGGAGGTTGTTACCCGATCAATTCGTTTTGCGCGGGATATCTGGGAGCGTTATTTTTTTCTGGTCGCAGTTGCCCATGAGAACGAAAATCTAAAAAAATCGTTAAATCAGTTTATTGGAAAAAACAATCAATGGCTTGAAACCGATATGGCCAATTCCCGGCTGCGGGATCTGCTCAATTTCCAAAAAGCGCCGACCAATCCAGTTGTGCCTGCCGAAGTTATTGGAAAAGATCCCTCCGGCTGGTTTAAAACCATTATTATCGACAAAGGCACATCAGATGGTATGCAGAAAGGATTGCCGGTAGTTTTGCCGACCGGTATTGTCGGTCAAGTGATTGAAACAGCCGGCCATTATTCTAAAGTGATGTTGCTTGTTGATCGCAATAGCGCCGTTGATTCCCTGGTGCAGCGCTCGCGGGCGCGGGGTATCATTAAAGGTGAATCCGCCGATCAATTTCGGTTTGAATTTGTTTTGCGCAAACATGACTTGCAGATCGGCGATACGGTGATCGCATCCGGATTGGACGGTGTTTATCCAAAGGGGCTGCGCATCGGGCGCGTATCGGATATCAGCCAACGCAACTCAGACATCTTCTACGACGTTAGCGTCACCCCTTTTGTTGATTATGAAAAACTGGAAGAAGTTTTGGTTATTCTTCGTTCGCCAACGCAGACTTTTGCGAGTCAAAAATGA
- a CDS encoding rod shape-determining protein → MNLFFDKILGVFSDDLAIDLGTANTLVYVKGKGIVLSEPSVVAVSTGNRSRNRVLAVGSEAKNMLGKTPGNILAIRPMRDGVIADFEVTEAMLRHFIHKVHNRRTFVRPRIIIAVPSGITQVEKRAVRESAESAGAREVFLIEEPMAAAIGAGLPITEPTCNMVVDIGGGTTEVAVISLKGIVYSRSVRVAGDKMDAAIIQYIKRKYNLLIGERSAEMIKTSIGNAYPDSQNLETIEVKGRDLASGIPKILSIDSEEIRIAISEQIDAIVETVKIALEQTPPELSADIVDRGIILTGGGALLKNLDKLIREETSLPVTVTEDPLSTVALGSGKALDNLEILKAVVVS, encoded by the coding sequence ATGAATTTATTTTTCGATAAAATTTTGGGTGTGTTTTCAGATGATCTGGCCATTGATTTGGGCACTGCCAATACGCTTGTTTATGTAAAGGGAAAAGGCATCGTTTTAAGCGAGCCTTCGGTAGTGGCGGTCAGCACCGGAAATCGATCCCGCAACCGCGTGTTGGCTGTCGGATCGGAAGCCAAGAACATGTTGGGCAAAACACCCGGAAATATATTGGCCATCCGCCCGATGCGCGATGGCGTTATTGCTGATTTTGAAGTGACCGAAGCCATGTTGCGTCATTTTATTCATAAGGTCCACAACCGACGCACCTTTGTTCGACCGCGGATTATCATTGCCGTACCATCGGGCATCACCCAGGTTGAAAAGCGCGCTGTCAGAGAATCAGCTGAATCCGCCGGTGCCCGAGAGGTTTTTTTGATTGAAGAGCCCATGGCAGCTGCGATCGGGGCCGGTCTTCCCATCACCGAACCAACCTGTAACATGGTGGTGGACATCGGTGGTGGCACCACTGAGGTAGCCGTGATTTCGCTGAAAGGAATTGTTTACAGCCGTTCGGTTCGCGTTGCCGGTGATAAAATGGATGCAGCCATTATTCAGTATATCAAACGTAAATATAATTTGCTGATTGGTGAGCGCTCGGCTGAAATGATTAAGACCTCAATCGGCAATGCCTATCCGGATTCTCAGAATCTGGAAACCATTGAAGTCAAAGGCCGTGACCTGGCCTCAGGAATTCCCAAGATCCTATCGATCGACTCGGAAGAAATACGAATTGCCATTTCCGAACAGATTGATGCCATAGTTGAGACAGTGAAAATTGCCCTCGAACAGACACCACCTGAATTATCTGCCGACATCGTTGATCGAGGTATTATTCTGACCGGAGGGGGTGCCTTGCTGAAGAATCTGGATAAACTCATACGTGAGGAAACCAGTTTGCCGGTTACGGTCACCGAAGACCCATTATCTACAGTGGCGCTGGGCTCGGGGAAGGCCCTCGATAATCTTGAAATTCTTAAGGCAGTAGTGGTCAGCTGA
- the rodA gene encoding rod shape-determining protein RodA yields MFDRRLVQYFDWGLMGVAMLIGCVGLITLYSAVTAETPAPQKVMFFKQMLWFSIGLVAMITTFLFNYKLLDRWAQPIYLGCIALLLAVLFIGKYAGGSRRWLIFGPVSLQPSELVKIAVIIALARYYSKDAKSSGYTLRELVRPLMIIMLPVILIGMQPDLGTAGLVVLIAGAITVFVKIERRSFIYLISSGAVMFPLIWFFLKDYQKQRILTFLDPDRDPLGAGYHIIQSKIAIGSGMLGGKGFLKGTQNALSFLPEEHTDFIFSVLAEEWGFLGSATLILLFLILIIWGLNVAHACREPFGTILAVGVTAMIFWQVIINIGMSMGLLPVVGVPLPFVSYGGSSVLTTAIGIGLLLNVSMRRFMLD; encoded by the coding sequence ATGTTTGATCGCAGATTAGTACAATACTTTGATTGGGGTTTGATGGGTGTGGCCATGCTGATCGGCTGCGTTGGTCTTATTACACTCTACAGTGCGGTAACGGCAGAGACGCCGGCCCCCCAAAAAGTAATGTTCTTCAAGCAAATGTTGTGGTTTTCGATTGGGCTGGTGGCGATGATAACCACCTTTTTGTTTAACTATAAACTGTTAGATCGCTGGGCCCAGCCGATTTATTTAGGCTGTATAGCCCTTTTACTGGCAGTTTTATTTATCGGAAAATATGCCGGCGGATCCCGCCGCTGGCTGATTTTTGGTCCGGTATCGCTTCAACCCTCAGAGCTGGTGAAAATTGCCGTCATCATTGCATTGGCGCGCTATTATTCCAAGGATGCCAAATCAAGCGGATACACCCTGCGAGAGTTGGTGCGTCCCTTAATGATCATCATGCTGCCGGTTATCCTAATCGGGATGCAACCAGATTTGGGTACAGCCGGCCTGGTGGTGCTGATTGCCGGCGCCATTACCGTTTTTGTCAAAATTGAGCGCCGTTCCTTTATCTATCTGATCAGCTCTGGGGCGGTCATGTTTCCACTCATCTGGTTTTTCTTAAAGGACTATCAAAAACAGCGTATTCTCACATTTTTGGATCCCGACCGAGACCCGCTGGGCGCCGGTTATCATATCATCCAGTCCAAAATTGCCATTGGATCTGGAATGCTGGGCGGAAAAGGATTTTTAAAAGGAACACAAAACGCCCTGTCATTTCTACCGGAAGAACATACCGATTTTATATTTTCCGTCTTGGCTGAAGAATGGGGGTTTCTGGGATCAGCCACCTTGATACTTTTATTTCTCATTTTGATCATATGGGGTTTGAATGTGGCCCACGCCTGCCGAGAACCTTTCGGGACGATTTTGGCCGTCGGGGTGACGGCAATGATTTTCTGGCAGGTCATCATTAATATCGGTATGTCCATGGGTCTGTTGCCGGTGGTGGGCGTGCCGCTGCCGTTTGTCAGTTACGGGGGGTCCTCGGTATTGACCACTGCCATCGGCATTGGCCTGTTGCTCAATGTCAGTATGCGACGGTTTATGCTCGACTGA
- a CDS encoding LD-carboxypeptidase: MTPSNKKPIRPPRLKPGDTIGIAAPAGPFERDTFRQGLSALEAMGFQTRVPDEIFDRTGYLAGTDAQRARLVHQLFEDPDVQAIVCARGGFGCLRMLPLVDFDVIRSHPKIFVGYSDITALLATITHHAGLVTFHGPMVTPLASAPELTRSAMMAAIASDAPLEIAAAAGMVIQTGRAKGPVTGGNLATLCHLLGTPFETDYKNHIVLLEDRGEAHYRIDRMLSQMKLAGCFDGIAGLVLGNFEDCGALDGIYQIFQEHFQDLSIPILAGFDIGHGTQNQTVPFGMTATLDTDKQLLSFSQPATIG; encoded by the coding sequence ATGACTCCATCAAACAAAAAACCCATCCGCCCGCCTCGATTAAAGCCCGGTGACACCATTGGTATTGCGGCACCGGCCGGCCCTTTTGAGCGCGATACTTTCAGGCAGGGCCTGAGCGCCCTGGAAGCCATGGGTTTTCAGACCCGGGTCCCCGATGAAATATTTGACCGCACCGGGTATCTGGCCGGCACCGATGCACAGCGAGCCCGGCTGGTCCATCAGCTTTTTGAAGATCCGGACGTTCAGGCGATCGTTTGCGCTCGCGGCGGATTCGGTTGTTTGCGGATGTTGCCGTTGGTTGATTTTGACGTCATCCGCAGTCATCCGAAAATTTTCGTAGGTTACAGTGATATTACCGCCTTGCTGGCGACAATTACCCATCACGCCGGGTTGGTGACATTTCATGGCCCGATGGTGACTCCCCTTGCAAGCGCACCGGAGCTAACCCGCAGCGCTATGATGGCCGCCATTGCATCCGATGCGCCGCTTGAAATTGCCGCTGCTGCCGGCATGGTGATTCAGACGGGTCGGGCAAAAGGGCCCGTTACTGGCGGCAACCTTGCGACCCTGTGTCATCTGCTGGGAACGCCCTTTGAAACTGACTACAAGAACCATATTGTGTTGCTGGAGGATCGGGGTGAAGCGCATTACCGCATTGACCGCATGCTGTCTCAGATGAAATTGGCTGGGTGCTTTGACGGCATTGCCGGGCTGGTTCTTGGCAACTTTGAGGATTGTGGCGCATTGGACGGAATTTACCAAATCTTCCAGGAGCATTTCCAGGACCTTTCCATTCCGATTCTGGCTGGTTTTGATATCGGTCATGGAACGCAAAATCAAACCGTTCCTTTTGGCATGACCGCCACTTTGGATACGGACAAGCAGCTTCTTTCTTTCAGCCAACCGGCAACCATCGGTTAG